Proteins encoded by one window of Akkermansia muciniphila ATCC BAA-835:
- the prfA gene encoding peptide chain release factor 1: MDYTPLIEKRRQRLEELETVIAEPDFFNDQKKASEIMREHRRLKELMETWDSLNATEQQLADNQELAKTDDPELAELAALEIPELEAALEKLRSDVQYSLLPRDTTEDRDAIIEIRAGTGGDEASLFAGDLLRMYQRFAEERGWRFEHLESSPSDVGGFKEVVCRIAGEEVFRFLKYEGGVHRVQRVPATETQGRIHTSTATVAVMPEAEEVDIEIRPEDLRIEVCRSGGAGGQHVNKTESAVQIWHIPTGVYVRCEEERSQMKNREKGMKILRAKLFEAKKREEAEKYSAARRNLIGSGGREEKIRTYNFPQNRLTDHRIGYTSHNLDGILMGQLEDLIMALQHAEMQERLAEAGMS; this comes from the coding sequence ATGGATTACACACCTCTCATTGAAAAACGCCGCCAGCGCCTTGAAGAATTGGAAACAGTCATTGCCGAACCGGACTTCTTCAATGACCAGAAAAAGGCCTCGGAAATCATGAGAGAGCACCGCCGCCTGAAGGAACTCATGGAAACATGGGATTCCCTGAACGCCACGGAACAACAGCTGGCGGACAACCAGGAACTGGCCAAGACGGACGATCCGGAATTAGCGGAACTGGCCGCCCTGGAGATTCCAGAACTGGAAGCCGCCCTGGAAAAACTGCGGAGCGACGTGCAGTACAGCCTGCTACCCCGCGACACGACGGAAGACCGGGACGCCATCATTGAAATCCGCGCCGGAACGGGCGGGGATGAAGCCTCCCTGTTTGCCGGAGACCTGCTGCGGATGTACCAGCGTTTTGCGGAAGAACGCGGCTGGCGCTTCGAGCATCTGGAAAGCAGCCCGTCGGACGTGGGCGGATTCAAGGAAGTCGTCTGCCGCATTGCCGGGGAAGAAGTGTTCCGCTTCCTGAAATATGAAGGCGGCGTGCACCGTGTGCAGCGCGTTCCCGCTACGGAAACGCAGGGGCGCATCCATACTTCCACCGCCACCGTGGCCGTCATGCCGGAAGCGGAGGAAGTGGACATAGAAATCCGCCCGGAAGATCTCCGCATCGAAGTATGCCGTTCCGGCGGAGCCGGAGGCCAGCATGTGAACAAAACGGAATCCGCCGTTCAGATATGGCACATACCCACGGGCGTTTATGTCCGGTGCGAGGAAGAGCGCAGCCAGATGAAAAACCGAGAAAAAGGCATGAAAATCCTGCGCGCCAAGCTCTTTGAAGCCAAAAAACGGGAAGAGGCGGAAAAATACTCCGCCGCGCGCCGCAATCTCATCGGCTCCGGCGGCCGTGAAGAAAAGATACGCACATACAACTTCCCGCAGAACCGTCTGACAGACCACCGCATCGGCTACACGTCCCACAATCTGGACGGTATCCTGATGGGGCAGCTGGAAGACCTGATTATGGCCCTCCAGCATGCGGAAATGCAGGAACGCCTGGCGGAGGCCGGAATGTCCTAA
- a CDS encoding GNAT family N-acetyltransferase gives MIVFTEEKKFSREDVQELFLSVGWISGQYPGRLFKALMNSSTVVTAWDGDRLAGLVRVLDDSEMVAYMHYVLVHPAYQGRGIAGKMVEMVKEKYRDYLYLEIMPEESRNAAFYEKHGFRVMEDGVAMQLCNFSNRS, from the coding sequence ATGATTGTTTTTACGGAAGAGAAGAAATTTTCCAGGGAAGATGTTCAAGAATTGTTCCTGTCCGTTGGCTGGATTTCCGGACAATATCCGGGGCGTCTGTTCAAGGCTCTCATGAATTCGTCCACTGTTGTTACGGCTTGGGACGGTGACCGCCTGGCAGGGCTGGTGCGGGTGCTGGACGACAGCGAGATGGTTGCCTACATGCATTATGTTCTGGTGCATCCCGCTTATCAGGGCAGGGGGATTGCTGGAAAAATGGTGGAAATGGTTAAGGAAAAATACAGGGACTACCTGTATCTTGAAATCATGCCGGAGGAGAGCAGAAACGCCGCTTTTTATGAGAAGCACGGCTTCCGGGTTATGGAAGACGGCGTAGCCATGCAGCTGTGCAACTTTTCAAACAGGAGCTGA
- a CDS encoding alanine/glycine:cation symporter family protein yields MLDALQNAFFQTGDTLTSWLSAFSSFLWGWPLLIMLLGTHLYLTAILRFPQRYLLKALKLYFVKDHTDKGDISPFSSLMVALAANIGAGNIIGVGVAIAAGGPGAVFWCWLTGVLGMATRYSEGLLAIKYRVENKDGNMSGGPMFVLERGLNSKWLGAAFAVFTAIAAFGIGNLTQGNAAAEQLHHAFSIPSWGTAAVLTALTALVMLGGIQGIARVCAFFVPFMAVIYIMGCLYILTVQAEYIIPAIRYILDCAFTGEAAAGGAAGAAVMAAMRTGVARGLFSNEAGLGSAAIASAAAQNRNPVRQALISSSGPFWDTVIICALTGIVLTTSIIAHPDISCTDGPRLTTLAFSKIPYIGSPLLTLSLVTFVVSTILGWSYFGEKALEYLGGIRLIMPYRVIWVAAVFIGCVSKIELVWIFADCANGLMALPNLISLLALSGVLVQQTRYYLWQHRLDDYDESHIPEGK; encoded by the coding sequence ATGCTTGACGCCCTCCAAAATGCCTTTTTCCAGACCGGGGACACGCTCACATCCTGGCTGTCCGCTTTCAGCAGCTTCCTGTGGGGATGGCCCCTGCTCATCATGCTGCTGGGCACGCACCTGTACCTCACCGCCATCCTGCGGTTTCCGCAGCGTTATCTGCTTAAGGCCCTGAAATTGTATTTTGTGAAAGATCATACGGACAAGGGAGATATCTCCCCGTTCAGCTCCCTGATGGTGGCCCTGGCAGCCAACATCGGCGCCGGGAATATCATCGGCGTGGGCGTGGCGATTGCAGCCGGAGGCCCCGGCGCCGTCTTTTGGTGCTGGCTGACGGGAGTTCTGGGAATGGCAACCCGTTATTCGGAAGGATTGCTCGCCATCAAATACCGGGTGGAAAACAAGGACGGCAATATGAGCGGAGGCCCCATGTTCGTGCTGGAACGCGGTCTGAACAGCAAATGGCTGGGGGCAGCCTTCGCCGTCTTCACGGCCATTGCCGCCTTCGGGATCGGCAATCTGACGCAAGGGAACGCAGCGGCGGAACAGCTCCACCACGCCTTTTCCATTCCCTCCTGGGGAACAGCCGCCGTTCTGACGGCATTGACGGCTCTGGTGATGCTGGGAGGCATCCAGGGCATTGCCAGGGTATGCGCTTTCTTCGTGCCGTTCATGGCCGTCATCTATATCATGGGATGCCTGTATATCCTGACCGTACAGGCAGAGTATATTATTCCCGCCATCCGGTATATTCTGGACTGCGCCTTCACGGGAGAAGCCGCCGCCGGGGGCGCAGCAGGAGCGGCCGTCATGGCGGCAATGAGAACCGGTGTGGCCCGGGGCCTCTTTTCCAATGAGGCCGGCCTGGGATCCGCAGCCATCGCCTCCGCCGCAGCGCAGAACCGCAACCCCGTCAGGCAGGCGCTCATCTCTTCCAGCGGCCCCTTCTGGGATACCGTCATTATCTGCGCCCTGACGGGAATTGTGCTGACCACCAGCATCATCGCGCATCCGGACATTTCCTGCACGGACGGCCCCAGGCTTACTACGCTGGCATTCAGCAAAATTCCTTACATAGGCTCCCCTCTGCTCACGCTCAGCCTGGTTACGTTTGTAGTTTCCACCATTCTGGGCTGGTCCTACTTCGGAGAAAAAGCGCTGGAATACCTGGGAGGCATCCGGCTGATCATGCCTTACCGCGTCATCTGGGTGGCGGCGGTCTTCATCGGCTGCGTCTCTAAAATAGAACTGGTATGGATTTTTGCAGACTGCGCCAACGGCCTGATGGCCCTGCCCAACCTCATTTCCCTGCTGGCACTTTCCGGCGTGCTTGTCCAGCAAACGCGGTACTACCTCTGGCAGCACAGGCTGGACGATTACGACGAATCCCACATACCGGAAGGAAAATAA
- the glsA gene encoding glutaminase A: protein MSDIPSNEQIRTALDNAYAYAKTVQGGKNASYIPALAQVPSDLLAIAVVTVNGDLLTAGSADAPFAIESISKAFNLAYVMDLIGMKQLRAKIGADPTGEPFNSVMAIELHGGKPLNPLVNAGAMATVSLVNGSDSDEIWGNMIHNFNNFANTALTVNQEIYKSESATNQHNRGIAWLLDSYGYFYNTPPMIVDLYTRMCSLNITASQLALMGACYANGGVNPVSKKRVVKEENVPPILAEMCMSGLYDSTGDWMYKAGLPAKSGVGGGLVAVAPGKLAMAAFSPPLDPAGNTVKGQAALQSIIRELNLNLFRS, encoded by the coding sequence ATGAGTGACATTCCTTCCAATGAACAGATCCGGACGGCCCTGGATAACGCATACGCCTACGCCAAAACCGTCCAGGGAGGCAAAAACGCCTCGTACATTCCCGCCCTGGCCCAGGTGCCTTCCGACCTGCTGGCGATTGCCGTGGTCACCGTCAACGGAGACCTGCTGACCGCAGGCTCCGCGGACGCGCCCTTCGCCATTGAATCCATTTCCAAGGCATTCAACCTGGCTTATGTCATGGATCTGATCGGCATGAAGCAGCTGCGCGCGAAAATCGGAGCGGACCCCACCGGGGAACCCTTCAATTCCGTAATGGCCATTGAGCTGCACGGCGGCAAGCCCCTCAATCCCCTGGTCAACGCAGGGGCCATGGCGACGGTCAGCCTGGTCAACGGTTCGGATTCCGATGAAATATGGGGAAACATGATCCATAATTTCAATAACTTCGCCAACACGGCCCTGACTGTGAACCAGGAGATTTACAAGTCGGAAAGCGCTACCAACCAGCACAACCGCGGCATTGCCTGGCTGCTGGACAGCTACGGCTATTTTTACAATACGCCGCCCATGATTGTGGATTTGTACACACGCATGTGTTCCCTGAATATCACCGCTTCCCAGCTGGCCCTGATGGGCGCCTGCTACGCCAACGGCGGAGTCAATCCCGTCAGCAAGAAGCGTGTGGTGAAAGAGGAGAACGTTCCCCCCATTTTGGCGGAAATGTGCATGTCAGGCCTTTATGATTCCACAGGGGACTGGATGTACAAAGCCGGCCTTCCGGCCAAGTCCGGCGTGGGAGGCGGCCTGGTAGCCGTAGCTCCCGGCAAGCTGGCCATGGCGGCTTTTTCGCCTCCCCTGGATCCCGCAGGGAATACCGTCAAGGGGCAGGCGGCACTTCAATCCATCATCAGGGAACTGAATCTAAACCTTTTCCGGAGTTGA
- the gadC gene encoding putative glutamine/gamma-aminobutyrate antiporter GadC, with protein MNNTTQPGAAPTGPATTNNAPAVKSVLRMGVFTLAMINVSAIVSLRGMPAESTYGLSSVFYYIFAAVFFLVPVSLVAAELTTGWPQKGGVYRWVGEAFGKKWGFLAIWLQWIESTIWFPTVLTFAAVSLAFMGPGQRWDEALAANKWYVLIVVLCVYWAATLLNLRGMKTSAGVTKWGTIIGTIIPGAILILLGLGYWAGGNPILLDMSWDKLVPDMSNFNNLVLAASIFLFYAGMEMSAVHVKDVNNPGRNYPLAILISAIITVLIFVLGTLAIGFIIPNSQINLVQSLLITYDSYFSFFGLGWMNWILALALAVGVLAQVTAWVGGPSKGLYQVGLAGNLPPVMQKRNKNNVQMGILFIQGGIVTLLSIMFVIMPSVQSAYQIISQLTIILYLIMYMLMFASGIYLRYREPNTPRTFRIPGGRTFGMWIVGGLGFLASLAAFLVSFIPPNQITVGSSTMYILLLVVGTFIFAGIPFIIHAMAKPSWKRPVDPEDAFEPFGWEKNNDSHSAATPSHSISHE; from the coding sequence ATGAATAATACGACTCAACCAGGGGCTGCTCCAACAGGCCCCGCAACAACCAATAACGCTCCGGCGGTAAAATCCGTCCTCCGCATGGGAGTATTCACTCTCGCCATGATCAACGTTTCCGCCATTGTCAGCCTGCGCGGCATGCCTGCGGAAAGCACTTACGGACTGAGTTCCGTTTTTTATTACATTTTCGCCGCGGTATTCTTTCTGGTGCCTGTTTCCCTGGTCGCCGCGGAGCTTACTACCGGATGGCCCCAAAAGGGCGGCGTTTACCGCTGGGTAGGCGAGGCATTCGGGAAAAAATGGGGGTTCCTGGCCATCTGGCTGCAATGGATTGAGAGTACCATCTGGTTCCCTACCGTTCTGACATTCGCCGCCGTTTCCCTGGCTTTCATGGGGCCCGGACAAAGATGGGATGAAGCGCTTGCCGCCAATAAATGGTATGTTCTCATCGTGGTGCTGTGCGTGTACTGGGCGGCCACCCTGCTTAATCTGCGCGGCATGAAGACTTCCGCAGGCGTCACCAAATGGGGAACCATCATCGGAACCATTATTCCCGGAGCCATCCTGATCCTGCTGGGCCTGGGCTATTGGGCCGGCGGCAACCCGATCCTGCTGGATATGAGCTGGGACAAGCTGGTGCCGGACATGAGCAATTTCAACAACCTCGTTCTGGCAGCCAGCATCTTCCTGTTTTACGCGGGGATGGAAATGTCCGCCGTGCATGTGAAGGATGTGAATAATCCCGGACGCAATTATCCGCTGGCCATTCTGATTTCCGCCATCATTACGGTGCTTATTTTCGTTCTAGGCACGCTGGCCATCGGCTTCATCATTCCCAATTCCCAGATTAATCTGGTGCAGAGCCTGCTGATTACTTATGACAGCTATTTCAGCTTCTTCGGCCTCGGCTGGATGAACTGGATTCTGGCGCTTGCGCTGGCCGTCGGCGTTCTGGCCCAGGTAACCGCATGGGTGGGAGGCCCCTCAAAAGGCCTGTACCAAGTGGGCCTGGCCGGCAACCTTCCGCCTGTCATGCAGAAGCGGAACAAGAACAACGTCCAGATGGGCATCCTTTTTATCCAGGGGGGAATCGTCACCCTGCTTTCCATCATGTTTGTGATCATGCCTTCCGTGCAATCCGCCTACCAGATTATTTCCCAGCTGACCATCATTCTGTACCTCATCATGTACATGCTGATGTTCGCGTCAGGCATTTACCTGCGCTACCGGGAACCGAATACGCCCCGTACTTTCCGCATTCCCGGCGGCAGAACCTTCGGCATGTGGATTGTCGGAGGGCTCGGCTTCCTGGCCAGCCTGGCGGCTTTCCTGGTGAGCTTCATCCCGCCTAACCAAATTACCGTAGGCAGCAGTACCATGTACATTCTCCTTCTGGTGGTGGGTACCTTCATTTTCGCGGGTATTCCCTTTATCATCCATGCCATGGCCAAACCCTCCTGGAAACGGCCGGTGGATCCCGAAGACGCCTTTGAACCCTTCGGATGGGAGAAAAACAATGATTCCCATTCCGCAGCAACCCCTAGCCATTCCATATCCCATGAGTGA
- a CDS encoding RHS repeat-associated core domain-containing protein encodes MTYENVAVPPEWTNLAILNYSIEVMVSDGTSSSSYQPDEGYPEPVSTEDEGEDVPCECGGDGNGSQSSSSSPCPEEDNGEGDNGEDEAPCTCENNEGGSSSSSAHGVRGSSTLYGSSAAGRRVVARTLKTEMVWRTNFGSFRGMTGLPQGLLDIVGYTFSSELWSPRALHYWHPMTHEIISAPLSGIGANTAFQIRSGGTDINYYCYADGGGSGVDSVAPIAGSAKRGGSAWFGRRSASSAKAGEFCLSIRSTAGNTVNYTAGVASSLKYSTGYTAKNGASYTREEFDGKLDIVRASDGSIRQIWNLWDGLANIENVTESGYRIALYLPEQVDGKNSSTGLYPVTGDPFKTFTITGDAAAGRLAVTEQTAGRAPFTTRYWQGTDGAWNMSQGEGEDSIFTLKEKQIVSPGTWKLITTIQRGENGIPISRVCETYAVTRNGNLCTSRIEGYGTDYARETTYEYTGMGKIAKETAPDGSVKTWAYDRFGREIVSSVPWAEAGDKVTYTTYRDQTQADPDILTQWVTLTATAAELWRTDYTYIEENHVRRVEKRTTALGEENVRLEVKESWLGTAPNVYARGRLKMKQDMGGIQTHYAYEETDQYGALYKVTAETRIAGACVPGLSSRKVTYVSGQGNNMRYEQYVQLADGVWSMTDASSYEYDVENRWVKRTRANGRVYERMMTCCGPLWEKDENGVTTSYSYNTARQLTETIRSAIADGETMITPETITSYTRDALGKITSLRRDTGPMTTVESREYDLLGRLVKETDILGRSTVRSYSGDGLVETVTTPAGATLITRKSASGTILRRYGTGQQDILYTVEVTEEGIRTTEAVPGGEGGDPHVVTGSSTVNGFGDLVRVAAANTLNGENVRTLAYDNKGRLIREQLADMAPALYAYDAFGNRTRAIVALEDDPTILNSRITDYAYVTESREDGVYSLVSITSYTSSGTPVLQKRAALLSALSPVLAGKTVMTDSRGHDAVEWMEYGGGSVRLRKKTVPGVESVFLTRIVDGFTTAVTGFDGATVLRRRTYTETGITYADTDVRGNVFTSVCDIAGRIISGTDAAGNTTTYAYGQPFDLPTCVTNPLGKTACSFYDIRGRKEAEWGTAVQPAVYAYDAAGHMVSLSTFRVPGDVITTDPRLRTDGDITTWTYDIATGLVIRKTYADATHVDTVYDMLNRVAATTDARGTVASRSYAPLTGELVSITFNDDGFTPSISSLYNHLGQLTQIDDASGTRMFTYNQYNEQETETTAGLAASVLTLRRDGVGRPAGYCLDYAGSPALQTAWAYDAYGRLSSVSLNAVGKPFTYGYNEETGLLDTLDYPNTLKRWRTLEEKRDLPVKIDYLRPGSANYPAKTDYSYDILGRPVTKKDYFNAPAPDLTHTCAYDDRNELVSDAMSRGGTYSYSYDNIGNRKTSLEGTDSLPTTYVANRVNQYTDITEGEEAPFVPNYDADGNQTKLRTATGEWEASYNALNQAVSFIQGDRRIECVYDYLNRRVEKSVYEGESLMSRKRFIYHGYLQIAELDATEVLESVAPVLRKTYLWDPQEPVATRILAMGVFDETGAYVEDLYYTHDALKNTTALFGIKAGRRALYEYGPYGSAVKMEGNAAELNPFRFSSEYADDELGLVYYNYRYYNPQNGRWISRDPMTEKESYLLYGYVNNMPTLYSDELGLARTITTNKDDCSINVSLNIVIYPKGGDSINNIEMRTTAQRIKQSIESNWNGYEKGCCVVNVTADVSVQSRKSRWLYRFLNSDENNIEITSDSSHRSYVNGVGGRYGVWGSQAVPWVYAHEAGHLMGLSDDYQDVANSDGSLTSVPNAGHEGHIMGEYGGKANQHEIDAILKNIECPCDENQ; translated from the coding sequence ATGACTTATGAGAACGTTGCTGTTCCTCCTGAATGGACTAATCTGGCAATCCTTAATTATTCCATTGAAGTCATGGTCTCGGATGGCACCTCTTCATCCTCCTATCAGCCGGATGAAGGTTATCCGGAACCTGTGAGTACGGAAGATGAGGGAGAAGACGTGCCGTGTGAATGCGGGGGGGACGGCAATGGCTCCCAAAGCAGTTCCAGTTCTCCCTGTCCGGAGGAAGACAACGGAGAAGGGGATAACGGTGAAGATGAGGCCCCCTGCACCTGTGAAAACAATGAGGGCGGCAGCAGCAGCTCTTCGGCGCACGGCGTGCGCGGTTCCTCCACCCTTTATGGTTCGTCGGCTGCCGGCAGGCGCGTGGTCGCCCGGACGCTCAAGACGGAAATGGTCTGGCGTACCAATTTTGGCTCTTTCCGGGGCATGACGGGGTTGCCGCAGGGGTTGCTGGACATAGTAGGGTACACATTCTCGTCTGAACTCTGGTCCCCTCGTGCGCTCCATTACTGGCATCCGATGACTCATGAAATCATTTCGGCGCCGCTATCGGGAATTGGAGCGAATACCGCTTTCCAAATCAGGAGCGGCGGAACTGACATTAATTACTACTGCTACGCGGATGGTGGCGGCAGCGGGGTTGACAGTGTTGCCCCCATTGCGGGATCCGCCAAGCGCGGAGGGTCTGCGTGGTTCGGGAGGAGGTCCGCTTCCTCAGCAAAGGCGGGAGAATTCTGCCTCAGTATCCGTTCAACCGCGGGCAATACTGTTAACTATACCGCAGGTGTGGCCTCTTCCTTGAAATACTCCACCGGCTACACCGCTAAAAATGGCGCGTCCTACACAAGAGAAGAATTTGACGGAAAGCTGGATATCGTGCGGGCTTCGGATGGAAGCATCCGGCAGATATGGAACCTGTGGGATGGGCTTGCCAACATCGAAAATGTTACGGAATCCGGATATCGCATCGCCCTCTACCTCCCCGAACAGGTGGATGGGAAAAACAGCTCCACCGGCCTTTATCCCGTTACGGGCGACCCATTTAAAACATTCACGATCACCGGGGACGCGGCAGCGGGCAGGCTTGCCGTCACCGAACAAACTGCCGGGCGCGCGCCCTTCACCACCCGCTACTGGCAGGGAACTGACGGAGCATGGAACATGTCTCAGGGGGAAGGAGAAGATTCCATCTTCACTCTGAAGGAAAAGCAGATTGTCTCTCCCGGAACGTGGAAACTCATCACTACCATCCAGAGAGGGGAAAACGGTATCCCTATCTCCCGTGTCTGTGAGACTTATGCCGTCACCCGCAATGGCAATTTGTGCACCAGCCGTATTGAAGGCTACGGAACGGATTACGCCCGGGAGACGACCTACGAGTACACAGGCATGGGAAAAATCGCGAAGGAAACTGCTCCTGACGGAAGTGTCAAAACATGGGCGTACGACCGTTTTGGGCGTGAAATCGTGTCCAGTGTCCCCTGGGCGGAAGCTGGAGATAAAGTCACTTACACCACTTATCGGGATCAGACGCAGGCGGATCCGGATATTCTCACCCAATGGGTGACGTTGACGGCTACTGCGGCGGAACTCTGGCGAACGGATTATACTTACATTGAGGAAAATCATGTGCGGCGCGTGGAAAAACGCACCACCGCATTGGGGGAAGAAAATGTACGGCTGGAAGTGAAGGAATCCTGGCTCGGCACGGCTCCCAATGTTTATGCCCGCGGACGCTTGAAAATGAAACAGGACATGGGCGGAATTCAGACGCATTACGCTTATGAAGAGACGGACCAGTACGGAGCCCTTTACAAGGTGACTGCGGAAACGCGGATAGCGGGTGCGTGCGTGCCCGGCCTGAGTTCACGGAAGGTTACTTACGTTTCCGGCCAGGGCAATAACATGCGTTATGAGCAATACGTACAGCTTGCCGATGGTGTTTGGTCAATGACGGATGCGTCTTCTTATGAATATGATGTTGAGAACCGTTGGGTAAAGCGCACCCGCGCCAATGGACGCGTTTACGAGCGCATGATGACCTGTTGCGGCCCTTTATGGGAAAAGGATGAGAATGGCGTGACGACTTCCTATTCCTACAATACGGCCCGCCAGCTGACAGAAACCATCCGTTCAGCCATTGCAGACGGGGAAACCATGATCACTCCGGAAACCATCACGAGTTACACTCGTGATGCCCTCGGTAAAATTACCTCCCTGCGCAGGGATACAGGCCCAATGACGACGGTGGAAAGCCGGGAATACGATTTGCTGGGGCGTCTGGTAAAAGAAACCGATATTCTGGGGCGCTCCACCGTTCGCTCCTATAGCGGGGATGGCTTGGTAGAAACTGTTACCACCCCCGCCGGCGCTACCCTCATCACCCGGAAAAGTGCTTCCGGAACAATATTGCGGCGTTACGGCACCGGGCAGCAGGATATCCTCTATACTGTTGAGGTCACGGAAGAAGGGATCCGCACGACGGAGGCTGTGCCGGGCGGGGAGGGGGGCGATCCCCACGTCGTGACGGGAAGCTCCACTGTCAACGGCTTTGGCGACCTTGTACGGGTCGCTGCCGCCAATACCTTGAATGGGGAAAACGTGCGCACGCTTGCATACGATAACAAGGGGCGCCTCATCAGGGAACAGCTGGCGGATATGGCGCCCGCCCTCTACGCGTATGATGCTTTTGGGAACAGGACCAGGGCAATCGTTGCCCTGGAGGATGACCCGACCATCCTGAACTCCCGCATTACTGACTATGCTTATGTGACCGAGAGCCGTGAAGACGGAGTCTATAGTCTTGTTTCCATAACAAGCTATACTTCCTCAGGTACTCCTGTTCTTCAAAAGCGGGCGGCCCTGCTCTCTGCCCTGAGCCCTGTCCTTGCCGGCAAAACCGTCATGACGGATTCCCGCGGCCATGATGCCGTGGAATGGATGGAATATGGCGGCGGTTCTGTTCGCCTGCGGAAGAAAACCGTGCCCGGCGTCGAGAGCGTCTTCCTCACGCGCATCGTGGACGGATTCACGACGGCGGTTACGGGATTTGACGGTGCAACTGTCCTTCGGCGGCGCACCTATACGGAAACGGGCATCACCTACGCGGACACAGATGTGCGCGGGAATGTCTTTACCTCCGTCTGCGACATCGCCGGCCGCATCATCTCCGGCACGGATGCCGCGGGCAACACGACCACTTACGCTTATGGCCAGCCTTTTGATCTGCCTACCTGCGTTACTAATCCTCTTGGCAAAACGGCCTGTTCTTTCTATGACATCCGGGGCCGCAAGGAAGCCGAATGGGGGACAGCCGTACAGCCCGCCGTATATGCTTATGACGCCGCCGGCCATATGGTTAGCCTTTCCACTTTCCGTGTTCCCGGAGATGTCATTACCACTGATCCCCGCCTCCGGACGGATGGGGACATCACCACATGGACGTATGATATCGCTACGGGGCTGGTTATCCGCAAAACCTATGCCGACGCCACCCATGTGGATACCGTTTACGATATGCTCAACCGCGTTGCCGCTACGACGGACGCGCGAGGAACCGTTGCTTCGCGCTCCTACGCCCCCCTTACTGGGGAGCTCGTTTCCATTACCTTTAATGACGACGGTTTTACCCCCTCCATCAGCAGCCTCTACAATCATCTGGGGCAGCTGACGCAGATTGACGACGCTTCCGGAACGCGCATGTTCACGTACAACCAGTATAACGAACAGGAAACGGAAACGACGGCTGGCCTTGCGGCAAGCGTCTTAACCCTCCGCCGTGACGGAGTGGGGAGGCCTGCGGGCTACTGTCTGGATTATGCGGGCTCCCCCGCCTTGCAGACGGCATGGGCCTATGACGCCTACGGAAGGCTATCCTCCGTTTCGCTGAACGCCGTCGGGAAGCCCTTCACCTATGGCTACAATGAGGAAACCGGCCTGCTGGACACTCTTGATTACCCCAACACCCTGAAACGGTGGCGCACTTTGGAAGAAAAGCGCGACCTCCCGGTGAAGATTGACTACCTGCGCCCCGGCAGCGCCAACTACCCGGCTAAAACCGACTACTCTTACGACATACTGGGGCGCCCGGTCACGAAGAAAGACTACTTTAACGCGCCTGCACCCGACCTGACGCACACCTGCGCCTACGATGACAGGAATGAACTTGTGAGCGATGCGATGAGCCGGGGCGGCACATACAGCTACTCCTACGATAACATAGGCAACCGCAAAACGTCCCTGGAGGGAACGGATTCCCTTCCCACTACATACGTTGCCAACCGGGTCAATCAATATACGGATATCACCGAAGGTGAGGAGGCTCCTTTTGTGCCGAATTATGACGCCGACGGCAACCAGACGAAGCTCCGGACCGCCACCGGGGAATGGGAAGCCTCCTACAACGCGTTGAATCAGGCGGTCAGCTTCATACAGGGGGACAGGCGTATTGAATGCGTATACGATTATCTGAACAGGCGGGTTGAAAAATCCGTCTATGAGGGAGAATCGCTTATGTCAAGGAAACGGTTCATCTATCACGGGTACCTGCAAATCGCGGAACTGGATGCCACGGAGGTTTTGGAGTCTGTGGCGCCCGTCCTGCGTAAAACGTACCTGTGGGATCCGCAGGAACCGGTGGCCACGCGCATTCTGGCCATGGGCGTCTTTGATGAAACGGGAGCCTACGTGGAAGATCTTTACTACACGCATGACGCATTGAAGAACACGACGGCGCTCTTCGGCATCAAGGCGGGGCGCCGAGCCTTGTACGAATACGGCCCGTACGGCTCTGCCGTGAAGATGGAAGGAAATGCGGCGGAGTTGAATCCGTTCCGGTTCTCCAGCGAGTATGCTGATGACGAGCTGGGGTTGGTTTACTACAATTACCGCTATTATAATCCCCAAAATGGTAGGTGGATCAGCAGAGATCCTATGACAGAAAAAGAGAGCTATCTTTTGTATGGATATGTTAATAATATGCCTACCTTATATTCTGACGAATTAGGATTAGCGCGTACAATAACTACAAATAAGGATGATTGTTCGATCAATGTGAGCCTGAATATCGTGATATATCCGAAAGGTGGAGATTCAATTAATAATATAGAAATGCGTACTACAGCACAGCGAATAAAACAATCGATTGAAAGCAATTGGAATGGATATGAGAAAGGATGCTGTGTAGTTAATGTGACAGCGGATGTGTCTGTTCAGAGCAGGAAAAGCAGATGGCTTTATAGATTTCTCAATAGTGATGAGAATAATATAGAAATAACATCAGATTCATCTCATCGTTCATATGTTAACGGAGTTGGAGGCAGATATGGAGTATGGGGTTCTCAGGCCGTCCCATGGGTTTATGCGCATGAAGCCGGCCATCTTATGGGGCTTTCTGACGATTATCAAGATGTCGCCAATTCAGATGGCTCCTTAACTTCCGTTCCTAACGCGGGACATGAAGGACATATAATGGGGGAATATGGAGGAAAAGCCAATCAACATGAAATAGATGCTATTTTAAAAAATATCGAATGTCCATGCGATGAAAATCAATAA